In Methanococcoides sp. LMO-2, a single window of DNA contains:
- a CDS encoding DUF5788 family protein — protein sequence MGDDQLITKQQREKLLARLHRHLFWCGERIPDEVELEGKKVPLHEITWQLINKDKLTDEDREHIDHCILVLNKKAKSCETYLEKTDMTLDEAKDVFDETAGLLRAIMDLKDIEELSGPERMKKFREEAEKCKVKDAKGWMQFLEELEE from the coding sequence ATGGGGGACGATCAGCTTATAACCAAACAGCAGCGTGAAAAGCTTCTGGCTCGCCTTCACAGGCATTTGTTCTGGTGTGGTGAAAGAATACCTGATGAAGTTGAGCTCGAAGGGAAGAAGGTCCCATTGCATGAGATCACCTGGCAGCTGATCAATAAGGACAAGCTTACCGATGAAGACAGGGAACATATCGATCACTGCATTCTTGTCCTTAATAAAAAAGCGAAGTCCTGTGAAACTTACCTCGAGAAGACCGATATGACCCTCGATGAGGCCAAAGATGTCTTTGACGAGACTGCCGGGCTTCTGCGAGCTATTATGGACCTTAAGGACATTGAAGAGCTTTCTGGTCCGGAACGTATGAAAAAGTTCCGTGAGGAAGCTGAAAAGTGCAAGGTAAAAGATGCAAAGGGATGGATGCAGTTCCTTGAAGAACTGGAAGAATAA
- the pyrI gene encoding aspartate carbamoyltransferase regulatory subunit: MSNGETPVPEIRVHPIKNGTVIDHITAGQALNVLNILNIPNAASGVISIIINAPSVHGIKDVVKIEGRELNVDEVDKISLISPKATINIIRNFEVSEKTHVHIPEIVGGVVKCINPNCISNSNEPVSSKFTVSTDGQRIVLRCLYCERIISEDIGNHLL, encoded by the coding sequence ATGAGCAATGGAGAAACTCCTGTACCTGAGATCAGGGTACATCCGATAAAGAATGGAACGGTCATTGATCATATTACTGCAGGACAGGCGCTGAATGTCCTGAACATCCTCAATATTCCTAACGCAGCTTCAGGGGTCATAAGCATAATTATCAATGCACCGAGCGTACATGGGATAAAAGATGTTGTTAAGATCGAAGGAAGGGAGCTTAATGTCGATGAGGTTGACAAGATCTCATTGATATCACCAAAGGCCACTATCAATATTATCAGGAACTTTGAGGTATCTGAAAAGACTCATGTGCACATCCCTGAGATAGTGGGTGGTGTGGTAAAATGTATAAATCCAAATTGTATTTCCAACAGTAACGAACCGGTTTCATCAAAGTTCACTGTAAGTACTGACGGACAGAGGATCGTCCTTCGTTGTTTGTACTGTGAAAGGATAATCTCGGAAGATATCGGGAACCACCTTCTCTGA
- the dapB gene encoding 4-hydroxy-tetrahydrodipicolinate reductase yields the protein MINAAVTGASGRMGKLLIENIIQMDGIQLSAAFDLVNIGKDVGEVAQLGKLEVPISDVADMAAVLKESKTDVVIDFTIAAATVVNAPVVADAGVDLVIGTTGFSPEQRALIEDAITRNNTTGIISPNYSMGVNVFFKILQETAKYLSDYDIEVIEAHHNQKKDAPSGTAMRAAEVISETLGGKDFVYGREGLAPRAKEIGIHAVRGGDIVGDHTVLFAGGSERIEIKHQAHSRNAFASGAVKSAIWIANAEPGIYTMDDILGF from the coding sequence GCTTCCGGAAGAATGGGAAAGCTCCTTATCGAAAACATCATCCAGATGGATGGTATACAGCTTTCAGCAGCTTTCGACCTTGTGAACATCGGAAAGGATGTCGGAGAGGTTGCACAGCTCGGAAAGCTTGAAGTCCCGATCTCTGATGTTGCAGACATGGCAGCAGTTCTCAAAGAATCAAAAACGGATGTCGTAATAGACTTTACAATTGCAGCTGCAACGGTTGTGAACGCACCGGTCGTAGCGGATGCAGGTGTTGACCTCGTGATAGGAACTACCGGCTTTAGCCCGGAGCAGCGCGCCCTTATCGAGGATGCAATTACCAGGAACAATACCACAGGCATAATCTCACCAAATTATTCCATGGGCGTTAATGTCTTTTTCAAGATACTGCAGGAAACTGCAAAATACCTTTCAGATTATGATATCGAGGTCATCGAAGCCCACCACAACCAGAAAAAGGATGCACCTAGCGGCACTGCAATGAGAGCTGCCGAGGTCATCAGTGAAACACTGGGAGGTAAGGATTTCGTATACGGACGTGAAGGTCTCGCCCCAAGGGCTAAAGAGATCGGAATTCATGCCGTACGTGGCGGGGATATTGTAGGCGATCACACAGTTCTCTTCGCCGGAGGCAGTGAACGCATCGAGATAAAACACCAGGCACATTCCAGGAATGCATTTGCATCAGGAGCTGTGAAGTCAGCTATCTGGATAGCAAACGCAGAACCAGGCATCTATACAATGGATGATATCCTGGGATTCTAA
- the pyrB gene encoding aspartate carbamoyltransferase codes for MTFKDLHIISMKSFSRDMIDHILDTAEKLEPIASGKTKSDMLDGKVLAVMFFEPSTRTRMSFETAMMRLGGDVLSLGSVDASSIAKGETLADTIRVVQGYSNAIVLRHNKEGAAQLASEFSSVPIINAGDGAGHHPTQTFLDLYTIRRESHLEGLKIALAGDLKYGRTVHSLCYALSLYGAEITLISPKELRMPAEIIEDLRSRNIKVTETDSIEEAIADVDVLYATRIQKERFPDPAEYRKVANSLQITTELLEKAKPDLKVMHPLPRTNEIDPKVDDTPHACYFKQSFYGVPVRMALLALVMGALE; via the coding sequence ATGACATTCAAAGACCTTCATATCATTTCCATGAAATCCTTCTCAAGAGATATGATCGACCATATCCTTGATACTGCTGAAAAACTTGAGCCGATAGCAAGCGGCAAAACGAAGTCTGATATGCTCGATGGCAAAGTGCTGGCCGTCATGTTCTTTGAACCAAGTACCAGGACGCGCATGTCCTTCGAGACTGCGATGATGCGCCTTGGGGGTGATGTATTGAGCCTTGGTTCCGTTGATGCGAGTTCCATTGCAAAAGGCGAGACCCTTGCTGATACTATCCGTGTTGTACAGGGCTATTCCAACGCAATTGTACTAAGGCACAATAAGGAAGGTGCTGCCCAGCTTGCTTCTGAGTTCTCTTCAGTTCCGATAATCAATGCAGGGGATGGTGCAGGTCATCATCCTACCCAGACATTCCTTGATCTTTACACCATAAGGCGGGAAAGCCATCTTGAGGGGCTGAAAATAGCTCTTGCAGGTGACCTGAAGTATGGCAGGACGGTACATTCATTGTGCTATGCTCTTTCCCTTTACGGGGCAGAGATCACGTTGATATCCCCGAAAGAACTCCGCATGCCTGCGGAGATCATAGAGGATCTCAGGAGCCGCAACATAAAGGTCACAGAGACAGATTCCATCGAAGAGGCCATCGCAGATGTGGATGTTCTTTATGCCACAAGGATACAGAAGGAACGTTTCCCGGACCCTGCCGAATACCGTAAGGTTGCCAACAGTCTCCAGATAACCACTGAACTTCTGGAAAAGGCAAAACCGGACCTTAAGGTCATGCATCCTCTTCCAAGGACGAATGAGATCGATCCTAAGGTTGATGACACTCCCCATGCCTGCTATTTCAAGCAGTCCTTCTATGGGGTTCCGGTAAGGATGGCACTACTTGCACTTGTTATGGGGGCATTGGAATGA